The proteins below come from a single Streptomyces spongiicola genomic window:
- the rimO gene encoding 30S ribosomal protein S12 methylthiotransferase RimO, whose translation MPERRTVALVTLGCARNEVDSEELAGRLAADGWELVEEAAEADVAVVNTCGFVEAAKKDSVDALLEANDLKDRGKTQAVVAVGCMAERYGRELAEALPEADGVLGFDDYADISDRLRTILSGGVHASHTPRDRRKLLPISPADRQGADVSLPGHAQAPEPQDVPADLPEGLAPASGPRAPLRRRLHSSPVASVKLASGCDRRCSFCAIPSFRGSFVSRRPSDVLGETRWLAGQGVKEIMLVSENNTSYGKDLGDIRLLETLLPELAAVDGIERVRVSYLQPAEMRPGLIDVLTSTDRVAPYFDLSFQHSAPGVLRAMRRFGDTERFLELLETIRGKAPQAGVRSNFIVGFPGEDEADLAELERFLTEARLDAIGVFGYSDEEGTEAAGYERKLHQDVVDARLARLSRLAEELTAQRAEDRLGETLHVLVESVDDEDGAVGRAAHQAPETDGQVVFTSATGLVPGRMVEAKAVGTEGVDLVADVVSDRREEAGR comes from the coding sequence ATGCCCGAACGCCGTACCGTCGCCCTTGTCACTCTTGGCTGCGCCCGTAACGAGGTGGACTCGGAGGAGCTCGCAGGCCGCCTGGCGGCGGACGGCTGGGAGCTCGTCGAGGAAGCCGCCGAGGCGGACGTCGCGGTCGTGAACACCTGCGGCTTCGTCGAGGCCGCCAAGAAGGACTCCGTCGACGCCCTGCTCGAGGCCAACGATCTCAAGGACCGCGGGAAGACCCAGGCCGTCGTCGCGGTCGGCTGCATGGCCGAGCGGTACGGCAGGGAACTCGCCGAGGCCCTGCCCGAGGCCGACGGCGTGCTGGGCTTCGACGACTACGCCGACATCTCGGACCGCCTCCGGACCATCCTGAGCGGAGGCGTCCACGCCTCCCACACGCCGCGCGACCGCCGCAAGCTGCTGCCGATCAGCCCGGCGGACCGGCAGGGCGCGGACGTGTCCCTCCCCGGGCACGCCCAGGCCCCGGAACCGCAGGACGTGCCCGCCGACCTCCCCGAGGGTCTGGCGCCCGCCTCCGGGCCCCGGGCACCCCTCCGCCGAAGGTTGCACAGCAGCCCGGTCGCCTCGGTGAAACTGGCCTCCGGATGCGACCGCCGCTGCTCGTTCTGCGCCATCCCGTCCTTCCGCGGCTCCTTCGTCTCGCGCAGGCCGAGCGACGTGCTGGGCGAGACCCGCTGGCTCGCCGGGCAGGGCGTGAAGGAGATCATGCTGGTCTCCGAGAACAACACCTCGTACGGCAAGGACCTCGGGGACATCCGGCTCCTGGAGACGCTGCTGCCCGAGCTCGCCGCCGTCGACGGCATCGAGCGGGTCCGGGTCAGCTATCTGCAGCCCGCCGAGATGCGCCCCGGGCTGATCGACGTCCTCACCTCGACCGATAGGGTCGCGCCCTACTTCGACCTCTCCTTCCAGCACAGCGCCCCCGGAGTGCTGAGGGCCATGCGGCGCTTCGGCGACACCGAGCGGTTCCTGGAACTGCTGGAGACCATCCGCGGCAAGGCCCCGCAGGCCGGTGTGCGCTCCAACTTCATCGTCGGCTTCCCGGGGGAGGACGAGGCGGACCTCGCCGAACTCGAGCGGTTCCTCACCGAGGCACGGCTGGACGCGATCGGCGTCTTCGGGTACTCCGACGAGGAGGGCACCGAGGCCGCCGGTTACGAGCGCAAGCTCCACCAGGACGTCGTCGACGCGCGCCTGGCGCGGCTGTCCCGGCTCGCCGAGGAACTGACCGCCCAGCGGGCCGAGGATCGCCTGGGGGAGACCCTGCACGTCCTCGTCGAGTCCGTCGACGACGAGGACGGCGCCGTCGGCCGTGCCGCGCACCAGGCGCCCGAGACGGACGGACAGGTCGTCTTCACGAGTGCCACCGGCCTGGTGCCCGGACGTATGGTCGAAGCGAAGGCCGTCGGCACGGAGGGCGTCGATCTCGTGGCCGACGTGGTTTCGGACCGTCGTGAGGAGGCGGGCAGATGA
- the pgsA gene encoding CDP-diacylglycerol--glycerol-3-phosphate 3-phosphatidyltransferase, which produces MTGAPASAAGGTGRPAPGGKLGAAAVNQASLWNIANILTMVRLLLVPGFVVLLLMDGGHDPVWRAWAWAAFAVAMITDIFDGHLARAYDLVTDFGKIADPIADKAIMAAGLICLSALGDLPWWVTAVILSRELGITLMRFWVIRHGVIPASRGGKLKTLAQGTAVGMYVLVLTGPLATLRWWVMAVAVVLTVATGLDYVRQAVVLRRRGIAAERSAARERAESPG; this is translated from the coding sequence ATGACCGGAGCGCCGGCATCCGCCGCGGGCGGTACCGGGAGGCCGGCGCCCGGCGGGAAGCTGGGCGCTGCGGCCGTCAACCAGGCCAGCCTGTGGAACATCGCCAACATCCTCACCATGGTGCGGCTGCTGCTCGTGCCCGGCTTCGTCGTGCTGCTGCTCATGGACGGCGGGCACGACCCGGTGTGGCGTGCCTGGGCCTGGGCGGCCTTCGCCGTCGCGATGATCACGGACATCTTCGACGGGCATCTGGCGCGTGCGTACGACCTGGTCACGGACTTCGGGAAGATCGCGGACCCGATCGCCGACAAGGCGATCATGGCCGCGGGGCTGATCTGCCTGTCGGCGCTCGGCGACCTGCCCTGGTGGGTGACCGCAGTGATCCTCTCCCGCGAGTTGGGGATCACCCTGATGCGCTTCTGGGTGATCCGCCACGGGGTGATCCCCGCCAGTCGCGGCGGCAAGCTGAAGACCCTCGCGCAGGGCACGGCGGTCGGCATGTACGTGCTGGTGCTCACCGGGCCGCTGGCCACCCTGCGCTGGTGGGTGATGGCCGTGGCGGTCGTCCTGACCGTGGCCACCGGCCTGGACTACGTCCGCCAGGCGGTGGTCCTGCGGCGCAGGGGAATCGCAGCCGAACGGTCCGCCGCGCGGGAGCGCGCGGAGTCCCCGGGATGA
- a CDS encoding CinA family protein — MSSAAGVLSLLAERGESLAVAESLTGGLVAAELTSVPGASRSFLGSVTAYTSALKRDLLGVDGALLAAHGAVHPEVAAQMAAGVRARTEAGWGIATTGVAGPDPQDGQPVGTVFVAVAGPGGTREVARLRLNGDRSAIRRESVRRVLELLARELSGNGRAQETEQNGGN, encoded by the coding sequence ATGAGCAGCGCCGCGGGGGTGCTGTCCCTTCTCGCGGAGCGCGGCGAGAGCCTCGCCGTGGCGGAGTCCCTCACGGGCGGTCTCGTGGCCGCGGAGCTGACCTCCGTTCCGGGTGCCTCGAGGAGTTTCCTCGGCTCCGTGACCGCGTACACGAGCGCCCTCAAAAGGGATCTCCTGGGGGTCGACGGGGCCCTCCTGGCCGCGCACGGGGCGGTGCACCCGGAGGTCGCCGCCCAGATGGCCGCGGGGGTGAGGGCGCGGACGGAGGCCGGCTGGGGCATCGCGACCACCGGCGTCGCGGGGCCCGACCCCCAGGACGGACAGCCGGTGGGCACCGTCTTCGTCGCGGTCGCGGGCCCCGGCGGCACCCGTGAAGTAGCCCGGTTGAGGTTGAACGGCGACCGCTCGGCAATCCGTAGAGAGAGTGTCCGGCGGGTGCTGGAACTGCTCGCCCGCGAACTCTCGGGTAACGGGCGGGCACAGGAGACGGAACAGAACGGGGGGAACTGA
- a CDS encoding Fpg/Nei family DNA glycosylase — protein MPEGDTVWLTARKLRAALAGRTLTRSDLRVPRFATADLTGREVLDVTARGKHLLTRIEGGLTLHSHLRMDGSWRVFPAGERWHGGPNHQIRAVLGNTERTAVGYRLPVLELMRTRDEGKAVGHLGPDLLGPDWDPEAAVRNLLADPARPIGEALLDQRNLAGIGNVYKSELAFLARVTPWHPVGGLPPGVPESLVATARRLLEINKGTFDRRTTPRTGAGGCGGDQPWSPPRPGGQRLFVYGRQGDPCLRCGTAIRRAGRDDRVSYWCPGCQSGPVS, from the coding sequence ATGCCCGAAGGAGACACCGTCTGGCTGACCGCGCGGAAGCTCCGCGCCGCGCTGGCCGGACGGACGCTGACCCGCTCAGATCTCAGGGTTCCCCGCTTCGCCACCGCCGATCTCACCGGCCGCGAGGTGCTGGACGTCACCGCTCGGGGAAAGCACCTGCTCACCCGCATCGAAGGCGGGCTCACCCTGCACTCCCATCTCCGGATGGACGGCTCCTGGCGGGTCTTCCCCGCCGGCGAGCGCTGGCACGGCGGCCCCAACCACCAGATCCGCGCCGTGCTGGGCAACACCGAGCGTACGGCCGTGGGCTACCGCCTGCCCGTGCTGGAACTGATGCGTACACGGGACGAGGGCAAGGCGGTGGGGCATCTCGGGCCGGATCTGCTGGGGCCGGACTGGGATCCGGAAGCGGCCGTGCGCAACCTGCTCGCCGACCCCGCTCGCCCGATCGGCGAAGCCCTGCTGGACCAGCGCAACCTCGCGGGCATCGGCAACGTCTACAAGTCGGAGCTGGCCTTTCTGGCCCGGGTCACTCCCTGGCACCCGGTCGGCGGCCTGCCCCCGGGTGTTCCGGAGAGCCTCGTCGCAACGGCCCGGCGCCTGCTGGAGATCAACAAGGGCACCTTCGACCGGCGCACCACTCCGCGTACGGGCGCCGGCGGCTGCGGAGGCGACCAGCCGTGGAGCCCCCCGCGTCCGGGTGGGCAGCGCCTCTTCGTGTACGGGCGGCAGGGTGACCCGTGCCTGCGCTGCGGCACCGCGATCCGCAGGGCCGGACGGGACGACCGGGTCTCCTACTGGTGCCCGGGGTGCCAGTCCGGTCCCGTGTCCTGA
- a CDS encoding Dps family protein — protein MSAVKSTLPEDARKVTGEALQGALVDLIDLSLVAKQVHWNVVGPRFRSVHLQLDEVVTTARKHSDVVAERASAIGVAPDGRASTVASASAIGKVADGWIQDSDVVSTMVKSLSAVIERMRERIRITDEPDPVTQDILIALTADLEKHAWMFQAESV, from the coding sequence ATGTCTGCGGTGAAGAGCACGCTGCCCGAGGACGCGCGCAAGGTCACGGGTGAGGCCCTCCAGGGCGCACTGGTCGATCTGATCGACCTCTCGCTCGTGGCCAAGCAGGTTCACTGGAACGTGGTCGGGCCCCGCTTCCGCTCTGTTCACCTGCAACTGGACGAGGTCGTGACCACGGCGCGGAAGCACTCCGACGTCGTGGCCGAGCGGGCCTCCGCCATCGGGGTCGCCCCTGACGGCCGTGCCTCGACCGTTGCCTCCGCGAGTGCCATCGGGAAGGTCGCGGACGGCTGGATCCAGGATTCGGACGTCGTCAGCACCATGGTGAAATCGCTGTCCGCGGTGATCGAGCGGATGCGGGAGCGCATCCGGATCACCGACGAGCCGGATCCGGTGACCCAGGACATCCTCATCGCGCTCACGGCCGATCTCGAGAAGCACGCGTGGATGTTCCAGGCCGAGAGCGTCTAG
- a CDS encoding ATP-dependent helicase, whose amino-acid sequence MVGSALDTFAPATRGWFTGAFSAPTAAQEGAWRAIGRGSDVLVVAPTGSGKTLAAFLAALDGLTSAPPPAETGKRCRVLYVSPLKALAVDVERNLRSPLTGIRQEAVRLGLPEPEVRVGIRSGDTPAAERRALATRPPDILITTPESLFLMLTSSAREALGGVETVIVDEVHAVAGTKRGAHLALSLERLDELLPRPARRIGLSATVRPVDEVARYLSPGRRAEVVQPPSGKEFDLSVVVPVEDMGELGGSPASEPDGAGEKPSIWPQVEERIADLVQAHRSTIVFANSRRLAERLCNRLNEIAYERAVGEPLPDGAPPAEVMAQSGAARGAPPLLARAHHGSVSKEQRALVEEDLKAGRLPAVVATSSLELGIDMGAVDLVVQVESPPSVASGLQRVGRAGHQVGAVSTGVVFPKYRGDLVQAAVVTERMRTGSIESLRVPANPLDVLAQQLVAMVALDTWQFDDLLAVVRRAAPFASLPESAFTAVLDMLAGRYPSDAFAELRPRVVWDRVAGTVTGRPGAQRLAVTSGGTIPDRGLFGVFLAGADPRKGGGRVGELDEEMVYESRVGDVFTLGTTSWRIEDITRDRVLVSPAPGVPGRLPFWKGDQLGRPLELGRAVGAFLREIGSLSEEDARLRLMTAGLDGWAAGNVLSYLDEQRRACGHVPDDRTIVVERFRDELGDWRVVVHSPFGAQVHAPWALALGARLSERYGVDAQVMHADDGIVLRLPDADLMGLDLLDQDPVHLDTSYDGDQAPVGAGDTLFDKGEIGQIVTDQVGGSALFASRFRECAARALLLPRRNPGKRTPLWQQRQRAAQLLQVASEFGSFPIVLEAVRECLQDVFDVPGLEELMGDIESRRVRLVEVTTPEPSPFARSLLFGYVAQFLYEGDSPLAERRAAALSLDSRLLAELLGQAELRELLDADVLGGLERELQWLTDDRRVKDVEGVADLLRVLGPLTTGELTERGADPGWPEELAGTRRAIRVRIAGAEHWAAVEDAGRLRDALGTALPVGVPEAFTEPVKDPLGDLLARFARTHGPFTSSQAAARFGLGAAVTDGALQRLAAAGRVVQGEFHPSGIGQEWCDAAVLRRLRRRSLAALREELEPVPPAALAAFLPQWQHVGGGSLRGIDGLARAVEQLQGAPVPASALEKLILPSRVAGYAPGMLDELTTTGEVVWAGAGALPGKDGWVSLYHADAAPLLLPRPHPLELTALHESVLRTLAGGYGLFFRHIADQVRATTHPEITDPQLADALWELAWSGRLTNDTLAPLRSLLGSGRTAGSTAHRARRTVPRGRYGSLTAAARTASRNGPPTVSGRWSLPPAHEPDPTHRAHALARTLLDRHGVVTRGAVAAEGVEGGFSATYRVLSAFEDSGQARRGYVVEGLGAAQFAMDGAVDRLRAAAGARERAGGPTAARALVLAAADPANAYGAALSWPEPPVGASHKPGRKAGSLVVLVDGELTLYLERGGKTLLSWPSEPDDPALRAAAGALAEAGAAGMLGTITIERINSSAALTSPLSPLLEESGFHATPRGLRIRA is encoded by the coding sequence ATGGTCGGCAGTGCACTCGACACCTTCGCCCCCGCGACCCGCGGCTGGTTCACCGGGGCCTTCAGCGCGCCCACCGCGGCCCAGGAGGGCGCCTGGCGGGCGATCGGCCGCGGCTCCGACGTGCTGGTCGTCGCCCCGACCGGCTCCGGGAAGACGCTCGCCGCGTTTTTGGCCGCCCTCGACGGCCTGACGTCCGCCCCGCCCCCGGCGGAGACCGGGAAGCGCTGCCGGGTGCTGTACGTGTCGCCGCTGAAGGCCCTCGCGGTCGACGTGGAGCGCAATCTCCGCAGCCCGCTGACCGGTATCCGGCAGGAGGCGGTGCGGCTCGGACTGCCGGAGCCCGAGGTGCGCGTCGGCATCCGGTCCGGGGACACCCCCGCGGCCGAGCGGCGGGCGCTGGCGACTCGTCCGCCCGACATCCTGATCACCACTCCCGAGTCGCTGTTCCTGATGCTCACCTCGTCCGCCCGCGAGGCGCTGGGCGGCGTCGAGACGGTGATCGTCGACGAGGTGCACGCGGTCGCGGGCACCAAGCGCGGCGCACACCTGGCGCTGTCCCTCGAGCGGCTGGACGAGCTGCTGCCCCGGCCGGCCCGCAGGATCGGCCTCTCGGCGACCGTCCGGCCGGTGGACGAGGTGGCGCGCTACCTGTCGCCGGGGCGGCGGGCGGAGGTCGTCCAGCCGCCCTCCGGCAAGGAGTTCGACCTCTCCGTCGTCGTCCCGGTCGAGGACATGGGCGAGCTCGGGGGCTCTCCGGCCTCCGAGCCGGACGGCGCCGGCGAGAAGCCGTCGATCTGGCCGCAGGTGGAGGAGCGCATCGCCGATCTGGTGCAGGCCCACCGCTCGACGATCGTCTTCGCGAACTCCCGCCGTCTCGCGGAGCGGCTCTGCAACCGGCTCAACGAGATCGCCTACGAGCGCGCCGTGGGGGAGCCCCTTCCCGACGGCGCCCCACCCGCGGAGGTCATGGCTCAGTCCGGGGCGGCGCGGGGCGCGCCCCCGCTGCTCGCCCGCGCGCACCACGGCTCCGTCTCCAAGGAGCAGCGCGCTCTCGTCGAGGAGGACCTGAAGGCGGGCAGGCTGCCCGCCGTCGTCGCGACGTCCAGTCTGGAGCTGGGCATCGACATGGGCGCGGTGGACCTGGTCGTCCAGGTCGAGTCCCCGCCGTCGGTCGCCTCCGGCCTGCAGCGCGTCGGCCGCGCCGGACACCAGGTGGGCGCGGTGTCCACGGGTGTCGTGTTCCCCAAGTACCGGGGGGATCTGGTCCAGGCGGCCGTCGTCACCGAGCGGATGCGCACCGGCTCGATCGAATCACTCCGTGTCCCCGCCAATCCGCTGGACGTGCTGGCCCAGCAGCTCGTCGCCATGGTCGCCCTCGACACCTGGCAGTTCGACGACCTGCTGGCGGTCGTGCGCCGCGCCGCGCCCTTCGCCTCGCTCCCCGAGTCGGCGTTCACGGCCGTGCTGGACATGCTGGCGGGCCGGTACCCGTCCGACGCCTTCGCCGAGCTGCGCCCGCGGGTGGTGTGGGACCGGGTCGCCGGGACGGTCACGGGGCGCCCCGGCGCCCAGCGGCTCGCGGTCACCTCGGGCGGCACGATCCCGGACCGCGGGCTGTTCGGCGTCTTCCTGGCCGGTGCGGACCCCCGGAAGGGCGGCGGCCGGGTCGGCGAACTCGACGAGGAGATGGTCTACGAGTCCCGGGTCGGTGACGTCTTCACCCTGGGCACCACCTCATGGCGGATCGAGGACATCACCCGCGACCGGGTGCTCGTCTCCCCCGCGCCCGGGGTCCCCGGCCGGCTGCCCTTCTGGAAGGGCGACCAGCTGGGCCGCCCACTCGAGCTGGGCAGGGCGGTGGGCGCCTTCCTCCGCGAGATCGGGTCGCTGTCCGAGGAGGACGCCCGGCTGCGGCTGATGACGGCCGGCCTCGACGGCTGGGCGGCCGGGAACGTGCTGTCGTACCTCGACGAGCAGCGCAGGGCCTGCGGGCATGTGCCCGACGACCGCACCATCGTCGTCGAGCGGTTCCGTGACGAGCTGGGCGACTGGCGGGTCGTGGTGCACTCGCCGTTCGGTGCCCAGGTCCACGCCCCCTGGGCACTCGCGCTGGGCGCGCGCCTCTCCGAGCGGTACGGCGTGGACGCCCAGGTCATGCACGCGGACGACGGAATCGTGCTGCGGCTCCCCGACGCCGACCTGATGGGCCTCGACCTGCTGGACCAGGACCCGGTACACCTCGACACCTCGTACGACGGCGACCAGGCCCCGGTCGGCGCCGGCGACACCCTGTTCGACAAGGGCGAGATCGGTCAGATCGTCACCGACCAGGTCGGCGGATCCGCCCTGTTCGCGTCCCGGTTCCGCGAGTGCGCGGCCCGCGCCCTGCTGCTGCCGCGCCGGAACCCCGGCAAGCGCACCCCGCTGTGGCAGCAGCGTCAGCGCGCGGCCCAGCTGCTCCAGGTCGCCAGTGAGTTCGGCTCGTTCCCGATCGTCCTGGAGGCCGTACGGGAGTGCCTCCAGGACGTCTTCGACGTCCCCGGGCTCGAGGAGCTGATGGGCGACATCGAGTCGCGCCGGGTGCGGCTCGTCGAGGTCACCACCCCCGAGCCGTCCCCCTTCGCACGCTCCCTCCTGTTCGGCTATGTGGCCCAGTTCCTCTACGAGGGGGATTCGCCGCTCGCCGAGCGCCGGGCCGCCGCCCTCTCGCTGGACTCCCGGCTGCTCGCCGAACTCCTCGGCCAGGCGGAACTGCGCGAACTGCTCGACGCGGACGTCCTGGGCGGGCTGGAGCGGGAGCTCCAGTGGCTCACGGACGACCGCAGGGTCAAGGACGTGGAGGGCGTCGCCGACCTGCTGCGGGTCCTCGGGCCGCTGACCACCGGGGAGCTGACCGAGCGCGGGGCCGACCCCGGCTGGCCGGAGGAGCTCGCCGGTACCCGCCGCGCCATCCGGGTCCGGATCGCCGGTGCGGAGCACTGGGCGGCGGTGGAGGACGCGGGACGCCTCAGGGACGCGCTGGGCACGGCGCTGCCGGTGGGCGTCCCCGAGGCGTTCACGGAGCCGGTGAAGGACCCGCTCGGTGATCTGCTGGCCCGTTTCGCCCGCACACACGGGCCCTTCACCTCGTCGCAGGCGGCCGCGCGGTTCGGGCTGGGCGCGGCCGTGACGGACGGGGCACTGCAACGGCTCGCCGCGGCCGGGCGGGTCGTCCAGGGCGAGTTCCATCCGTCGGGCATCGGCCAGGAGTGGTGCGACGCCGCCGTGCTGCGCCGGCTGCGGCGCCGCTCCCTCGCCGCGCTCCGCGAGGAGCTGGAACCGGTGCCGCCCGCCGCGCTGGCCGCCTTCCTCCCCCAGTGGCAGCATGTGGGCGGCGGCAGCCTGCGCGGGATCGACGGGCTGGCCCGTGCCGTGGAGCAACTCCAGGGCGCCCCCGTGCCCGCCTCCGCGCTGGAGAAGCTGATCCTCCCGTCCCGGGTGGCCGGATACGCACCGGGCATGCTGGACGAGCTGACCACGACCGGCGAGGTGGTGTGGGCCGGAGCCGGGGCGCTGCCGGGCAAGGACGGCTGGGTCTCGCTCTACCACGCGGACGCCGCCCCGCTCCTGCTGCCGCGGCCCCACCCGCTGGAGCTGACGGCCCTCCACGAGTCGGTGCTCCGCACCCTCGCGGGGGGCTACGGCCTGTTCTTCCGCCACATCGCGGACCAGGTGCGGGCGACGACGCACCCGGAGATCACCGACCCCCAGCTCGCCGACGCGCTGTGGGAGCTGGCCTGGTCCGGGCGGCTGACCAACGACACCCTGGCGCCGCTGCGCTCGCTCCTGGGTTCCGGACGGACGGCGGGGTCCACCGCGCACCGTGCCCGGCGCACGGTCCCGCGTGGGCGGTACGGCTCCTTGACGGCTGCCGCGCGGACCGCGTCCCGCAACGGTCCGCCGACCGTCTCCGGACGCTGGTCCCTGCCGCCCGCGCACGAGCCCGACCCCACGCACCGCGCCCACGCCCTGGCCCGCACGTTGCTCGACCGGCATGGCGTCGTCACCAGGGGCGCGGTCGCCGCCGAAGGCGTCGAGGGCGGCTTCTCGGCGACATACCGCGTCCTCTCCGCCTTCGAGGACAGCGGACAGGCCCGGCGGGGCTATGTCGTCGAGGGGCTCGGAGCCGCCCAGTTCGCGATGGACGGCGCGGTGGACCGGCTGCGGGCCGCCGCCGGCGCCCGCGAGCGCGCCGGCGGGCCCACCGCAGCGCGTGCGCTGGTGCTGGCCGCCGCCGACCCGGCGAACGCCTACGGGGCGGCGCTGTCCTGGCCCGAGCCGCCGGTCGGCGCGAGCCACAAACCGGGCCGCAAGGCGGGGTCACTGGTCGTGCTGGTCGACGGGGAACTCACGCTGTACCTGGAGCGGGGCGGCAAGACCTTGCTGTCCTGGCCCTCCGAACCGGACGACCCCGCGCTCCGTGCCGCCGCCGGGGCTCTGGCCGAGGCGGGCGCGGCGGGCATGCTCGGCACGATCACGATCGAGCGGATCAACAGTTCGGCGGCTCTGACCTCTCCGCTCTCCCCCCTGCTGGAGGAGTCCGGTTTCCACGCCACGCCACGCGGCCTGCGCATACGGGCCTGA
- a CDS encoding helix-turn-helix domain-containing protein: MILLRRLLGDVLRRQRQRQGRTLREVSSSARVSLGYLSEVERGQKEASSELLSAICDALDVRMSELMREVSDELSLAELAASAASEPVSSPVRPLNSVSVTSVAGVPTERVTIKAPAEAVDVVAA; this comes from the coding sequence ATGATTCTGCTCCGTCGCCTGCTGGGTGACGTGCTGCGTCGGCAGCGCCAGCGCCAGGGCCGTACTCTGCGCGAAGTCTCCTCGTCCGCCCGAGTCTCTCTCGGCTATCTCTCCGAGGTGGAGCGGGGGCAGAAGGAGGCTTCCTCCGAGCTGCTCTCCGCCATCTGCGACGCGCTTGACGTACGGATGTCCGAGCTCATGCGGGAAGTCAGCGACGAGCTGTCGCTCGCCGAGCTGGCCGCGTCGGCGGCGAGCGAGCCGGTGTCCTCACCGGTGCGCCCGCTGAACTCCGTGTCCGTGACATCGGTCGCGGGTGTGCCGACGGAACGGGTGACGATCAAGGCACCGGCGGAAGCGGTGGACGTCGTCGCCGCCTGA
- a CDS encoding AraC family transcriptional regulator — protein MAEGEWARYWQHERLPGIDLLRARYVRHTFPRHSHEGYVFGTITHGLEDVGLPGGVVHAGPGTVVMINPEVPHTARAGVAEGWVYSTLYPSSRVVAEIAAETTTIRGTAGFAETAVADRHAALMIHEVHRAAEEGNALAADSVLRIMVARLLRNHGSSLPAREPLTAGARDAERARAVLEERMAAPPTLQALAAELATSPFALLRAFRDRYGMPPHTWLTDARVRRARSLLDVGAAPAQAAAAVGFTDQPHLNRHFTRIVGVPPGAYRRGRGVGDPL, from the coding sequence ATGGCGGAGGGCGAGTGGGCGCGGTACTGGCAGCACGAGCGGCTTCCGGGGATCGACCTGCTCCGGGCCCGTTACGTGCGGCACACGTTCCCCCGCCACAGCCACGAGGGCTATGTCTTCGGGACGATCACGCACGGCCTCGAGGACGTCGGGCTGCCGGGCGGTGTCGTGCACGCCGGGCCGGGCACGGTCGTGATGATCAATCCAGAGGTTCCGCACACCGCCCGCGCCGGGGTCGCGGAGGGCTGGGTGTACTCGACGCTCTACCCGTCGTCCCGGGTGGTGGCCGAGATAGCGGCGGAGACCACGACGATCAGGGGAACCGCCGGCTTCGCGGAGACCGCCGTGGCCGACCGGCATGCGGCCCTGATGATCCACGAGGTGCACCGCGCGGCCGAGGAGGGCAACGCGCTCGCCGCCGACAGCGTGCTGCGGATCATGGTGGCGCGGCTGCTGCGGAACCACGGGAGCAGCCTCCCGGCGCGCGAACCGCTCACGGCGGGCGCGCGTGACGCGGAGCGCGCCCGGGCGGTGCTGGAGGAGCGGATGGCGGCCCCGCCCACCCTCCAGGCTCTCGCCGCGGAACTCGCCACCAGCCCGTTCGCCCTGCTGCGGGCCTTCCGTGACCGCTACGGGATGCCTCCGCACACCTGGCTCACCGACGCCCGCGTCCGCCGGGCCCGGAGCCTGCTGGACGTGGGCGCGGCCCCGGCGCAGGCGGCCGCCGCGGTCGGATTCACCGATCAGCCGCACCTGAACCGGCACTTCACGCGGATCGTGGGGGTGCCCCCGGGGGCCTACCGGCGGGGACGGGGAGTCGGCGATCCGCTGTGA
- a CDS encoding helix-turn-helix domain-containing protein: MSIGNSPEDDRPSPEDDGPSIGRSLRQARTDAGLTVDEVSTSTRVRVPIVQAIEQDDFSRCGGDVYARGHVRTLARAVGLDPDPLVARYDAEHGGRPSPTPAAPLFEAERIRPERRRPNWTAAMVAAIVAVIGFVGFTLFSGPDGAGGTRQVAEGSAPEKSSPEPSPAKPAAPKPEASESAIAAVPQDKVTVKLTAVDDKSWISAKSANGKLLFDGLLLAGESKTFQDDERLDLILGNAGAIELFVNGKKVEDEFESGQVERLSYAKGDPEAG, from the coding sequence GTGTCCATCGGCAACTCCCCCGAAGACGACCGTCCTTCTCCCGAAGACGACGGGCCTTCGATCGGCCGCTCGCTCCGTCAGGCGCGCACCGACGCAGGTCTGACCGTCGACGAGGTCAGCACCTCCACCCGGGTGCGCGTCCCCATCGTGCAGGCGATCGAACAGGACGACTTCTCGCGCTGCGGCGGCGACGTCTACGCGCGCGGGCACGTCAGGACACTCGCGCGCGCCGTGGGGCTGGACCCGGACCCCCTCGTCGCCCGGTACGACGCCGAGCACGGCGGACGTCCCTCGCCGACGCCGGCGGCCCCGCTCTTCGAGGCGGAGCGCATCCGCCCCGAACGCAGGCGCCCCAACTGGACCGCCGCGATGGTCGCGGCGATCGTCGCAGTCATCGGCTTCGTCGGCTTCACCCTCTTCAGCGGTCCCGACGGAGCCGGCGGCACCAGGCAGGTCGCCGAGGGCTCCGCACCCGAGAAGAGCAGCCCCGAGCCGTCTCCGGCCAAGCCGGCGGCGCCCAAGCCCGAGGCCTCGGAGAGCGCCATCGCCGCCGTCCCGCAGGACAAGGTGACGGTGAAGCTGACGGCGGTCGACGACAAGAGCTGGATCTCCGCCAAGTCCGCCAACGGCAAGCTGCTCTTCGACGGACTGCTCCTCGCCGGCGAGTCCAAGACCTTCCAGGACGACGAGCGGCTGGACCTCATCCTCGGGAACGCGGGCGCCATCGAGCTCTTCGTGAACGGCAAGAAGGTCGAGGACGAGTTCGAGAGCGGTCAGGTGGAACGGCTCTCCTACGCCAAGGGCGACCCCGAGGCCGGCTGA